The following are encoded in a window of Persicobacter psychrovividus genomic DNA:
- a CDS encoding fibronectin type III domain-containing protein has protein sequence MKYHLLFLLLWISTYNAQAQWVSINPGAGGQVQDVVPSPNTPNHLLLASDMEGIYESTDNGESWHPKGSLKQNRVYSVAFTPGNTEKIYVGTVYGLEVSNDGGNSSELVEISRKKSVGAIAVDPFNENNILAGIGWRDDYDFANQFGMGTTGNGEIFRSTDGGQNWQVVQYTGNSQDRNVFTILYDAQNQGQVYMGTAQGIFKSTDGGATWSALTKPAGVAKNQGIALSPDGTKLYAVFLTSGNNGYLFATPTAEVTADSWIKASEGVKALDFWYPEVDPRSTGNQHKVLLSLRRTRSGLHEATFDWSGNSATYSFEIIWDGHEGYDNGWDIADPNPRYVHYTPANWDRAVWSTSNQTIFSADYANGTYSWNNKYSIPNYDIMVKAPTWGNSLWPCYQGRGTESTYSYDIAVHENYVIQGQGDNGPMESWDGGVSWSNVWHRASGGGSKGQNLSDVQAVTIGDADGTPTVLAQMTEGYGGAIGIGDGRLYGKKLTTHSPDDEWVFLAGGAEQKGGLPTGGADNVLRDVEVSPAKPERVFMFASNVGMFMVDDLGQAMEEGVANVVKISNGVLNNVKSVKKIAPHPTNPDIVYLNGSTGSQGVYKGERTGAGLEDWTWTKIYNGSSWDAEVTTWEYNGQVYVFYFGASSETGSDGSNYIGVLSLDEGESWTKVIDRQLVKTINEPSWYAQVAQDYRFTSKGGIVGYDDQIIVCYYDHRQQKTYGVYKGTIAGASVAWEEWTDNLYFGGFTSARMAADVNGQRHVWISSAGAGSWKRPIEDAGPLPDAPEAPKDLEGQAVGAGQINLSWTDQATNESGFRIERKEAGGDFQQVGVRSANVTSFSDKGLKPQTAYTYRVYAFNAGGQSSFSNESTATTLEGEACASSTLVSNGEFRLDIQDWVLYNEGEEEGLTASTFRVVNDAQMSGEEAAFIEIEKAGDGPQKIQFFSPLTADLEGGVTYRLTFLAKAEQARNIETNVFIAAPPWTGFLKEPTAITTQVEQYTFEFTPPTETTNVRVDFFLGNNTANVWIDEVAIRRKCLVEPPFGAPKPPSDLMATSGPQQVALQWYDNADNETGFRIERRTLNSAFEEVAALTADTDNYTDNDLLSETTYEYRIKAYNGTGSSYYSNLIQATTAVGSIPVTAVALEECPAELLEVGAMHQLTYILTPENATEQGVSWSSSDESVLTVSATGEVQAIAQGQATVTIMTVDGEQTDACTIEVKENPPLDNDAAHTDIKLYPNPVIAGELTIIAPAMTQGRVQIFDLTGRLQWQGRKERWVKGVYHIKSLPQSLKGLFFIHIQSENSHWTSRILIQ, from the coding sequence CGTCGGGACCGTTTACGGGCTCGAAGTTTCCAATGATGGCGGAAACAGTTCCGAGCTGGTGGAAATCAGCAGGAAAAAGTCCGTGGGAGCCATTGCCGTGGACCCCTTCAACGAAAACAATATCCTCGCAGGTATTGGCTGGCGCGATGATTATGATTTCGCGAATCAGTTTGGCATGGGCACCACGGGGAACGGTGAAATTTTTCGCTCTACTGATGGCGGTCAAAACTGGCAGGTGGTGCAGTATACTGGCAATAGCCAGGACAGGAATGTGTTTACCATTTTATATGATGCTCAAAACCAAGGGCAAGTGTATATGGGTACGGCACAGGGGATTTTCAAAAGTACCGATGGCGGGGCTACGTGGTCGGCACTGACAAAACCCGCAGGTGTAGCCAAAAATCAGGGGATTGCTTTAAGCCCCGACGGCACCAAACTTTATGCCGTATTCCTCACCAGCGGAAACAACGGTTACCTGTTTGCTACCCCCACTGCAGAAGTTACTGCCGACAGCTGGATCAAGGCGTCGGAGGGGGTGAAAGCCCTCGATTTCTGGTACCCTGAGGTAGATCCCCGTTCTACGGGCAATCAGCATAAGGTTCTTTTGAGCCTCCGCAGAACAAGAAGCGGACTGCACGAAGCCACTTTCGACTGGTCCGGCAACAGTGCCACATACAGTTTTGAAATTATCTGGGATGGGCATGAAGGGTATGATAACGGATGGGACATTGCAGACCCGAACCCGCGCTATGTTCATTATACCCCTGCGAACTGGGACCGTGCGGTGTGGTCCACTTCCAATCAGACGATTTTCTCGGCGGATTATGCCAATGGCACCTACAGCTGGAACAATAAATACAGCATTCCGAATTACGATATTATGGTGAAGGCTCCTACCTGGGGGAATTCATTGTGGCCTTGCTATCAGGGACGTGGAACGGAAAGCACCTACTCTTATGATATTGCAGTACATGAAAATTATGTGATTCAGGGGCAGGGCGACAACGGTCCGATGGAAAGCTGGGACGGCGGTGTGTCGTGGTCAAATGTATGGCATCGGGCAAGCGGTGGCGGCAGTAAGGGGCAGAATTTATCCGATGTGCAGGCGGTTACCATTGGCGATGCCGACGGTACCCCGACGGTGCTTGCGCAAATGACCGAAGGTTATGGCGGAGCGATCGGGATTGGCGATGGGCGCCTTTACGGCAAAAAGCTCACCACCCATTCCCCTGACGATGAATGGGTGTTTCTCGCCGGCGGTGCCGAGCAAAAAGGGGGGCTCCCTACGGGCGGTGCTGATAATGTTTTACGCGATGTGGAGGTTTCTCCTGCCAAGCCCGAACGGGTATTTATGTTCGCCTCCAATGTGGGCATGTTTATGGTCGATGACCTCGGTCAGGCCATGGAAGAGGGAGTGGCCAATGTGGTTAAAATCTCCAACGGGGTGCTGAACAATGTCAAAAGTGTAAAGAAAATCGCCCCACACCCCACCAATCCCGATATTGTTTACCTGAATGGAAGCACGGGAAGTCAGGGGGTCTATAAAGGAGAAAGAACGGGCGCAGGACTTGAAGACTGGACCTGGACGAAAATTTATAACGGCTCAAGCTGGGACGCCGAAGTAACCACCTGGGAGTACAACGGACAGGTTTATGTGTTTTACTTCGGGGCTTCTTCAGAAACCGGTAGCGATGGCAGCAATTACATTGGGGTACTTTCCCTTGATGAAGGCGAAAGCTGGACCAAAGTGATTGATCGCCAATTGGTGAAAACGATCAACGAGCCTTCGTGGTATGCGCAGGTGGCGCAGGATTACCGATTTACCAGTAAAGGAGGAATTGTGGGTTACGACGATCAGATCATCGTCTGTTATTACGATCACCGTCAGCAAAAAACTTATGGTGTTTACAAAGGAACCATCGCCGGAGCCTCGGTAGCGTGGGAGGAGTGGACGGATAATTTATACTTCGGAGGCTTCACTTCGGCGCGCATGGCGGCAGATGTAAATGGGCAACGGCATGTATGGATCAGTTCCGCAGGGGCCGGGTCATGGAAACGCCCAATAGAAGATGCGGGGCCATTGCCTGATGCACCGGAAGCGCCCAAAGACCTCGAAGGTCAGGCGGTTGGGGCTGGGCAAATTAACCTCAGCTGGACCGATCAAGCCACCAATGAGTCCGGTTTTCGCATTGAGCGGAAAGAGGCCGGTGGTGATTTTCAGCAGGTCGGGGTGCGCAGTGCCAACGTCACGTCTTTCTCCGATAAGGGGCTGAAACCACAAACTGCTTACACCTACCGCGTGTATGCATTTAATGCTGGCGGGCAGTCCTCTTTCAGTAATGAAAGCACTGCCACCACCCTCGAGGGCGAAGCCTGTGCAAGCTCCACTTTGGTGAGCAATGGTGAATTTCGGCTCGACATTCAGGACTGGGTGCTATACAATGAAGGAGAGGAGGAGGGGCTGACCGCCTCTACCTTTCGCGTGGTGAATGATGCGCAGATGTCTGGCGAAGAAGCCGCTTTCATTGAAATTGAAAAAGCGGGGGACGGCCCCCAGAAAATTCAGTTTTTCAGTCCACTGACGGCGGACCTGGAGGGTGGGGTAACCTACCGGCTGACCTTTCTGGCCAAAGCAGAACAGGCGAGAAATATCGAAACCAATGTATTTATTGCCGCTCCGCCCTGGACGGGCTTCCTGAAAGAGCCTACAGCCATTACCACACAGGTGGAACAATACACTTTCGAGTTTACACCGCCAACGGAAACCACCAATGTGCGGGTTGATTTTTTCCTCGGAAACAACACGGCGAACGTGTGGATTGATGAGGTGGCGATACGAAGAAAGTGCCTCGTGGAACCGCCATTTGGCGCACCGAAACCACCCTCAGACTTAATGGCCACCAGCGGCCCTCAGCAGGTGGCACTTCAGTGGTACGATAATGCAGACAATGAAACAGGCTTCCGTATTGAAAGAAGAACACTGAACAGCGCTTTTGAAGAGGTCGCTGCCCTTACGGCGGATACCGACAATTATACAGATAATGACCTCCTTTCAGAAACCACTTATGAATACCGGATCAAGGCATATAACGGTACCGGAAGTTCCTATTATTCGAACCTGATACAGGCCACAACTGCAGTTGGCTCAATTCCCGTAACGGCAGTGGCTTTGGAAGAATGTCCGGCGGAATTGCTGGAAGTTGGGGCAATGCACCAGCTGACCTATATTTTGACACCTGAAAATGCCACCGAGCAGGGCGTGAGCTGGTCGAGTAGCGATGAGTCTGTGCTGACGGTGAGCGCTACTGGCGAAGTGCAGGCCATAGCGCAAGGGCAGGCAACGGTTACCATCATGACAGTGGATGGTGAGCAAACGGATGCATGCACTATTGAAGTGAAGGAAAATCCCCCACTGGACAATGATGCGGCCCATACCGATATTAAACTTTACCCCAACCCTGTAATAGCAGGTGAACTGACCATTATTGCACCGGCCATGACGCAGGGCAGGGTTCAGATTTTCGATCTTACCGGACGCCTGCAGTGGCAAGGTCGTAAGGAGCGGTGGGTCAAGGGAGTATATCATATTAAATCCCTTCCGCAAAGCCTAAAAGGTTTATTTTTTATTCATATTCAAAGTGAAAATAGCCATTGGACCTCCCGTATACTGATTCAGTAA